From the Teredinibacter turnerae T7901 genome, one window contains:
- a CDS encoding DUF6635 family protein, with protein sequence MTKKITQQEIQDLAVEAIHEYFEACRARVPAFVQQHYRYPGAWRTNRRALGLDLLRAPINLFWAPVFGVLSVVRIGLQLLRWQRAAALLGRVPEGFNTQVQHYLGLCIRRDLMRLDCDSDSLEAHITRKLSARFGDAHPDPQEQQAFFHRAAAIVHEALQEYRVTRTASSDITNTITSTLVGAAAFQKFTPGGIGIGFLIAALVARYQAEHDFFLGKTLGRFYYQLFPPTPSWQLTAAALTLVLVLLACFASFSGLVTDPIQARLGLHRVRLQKMLSHLERDISAQTASSFRPKDQYVARILDLFDAVKSHLS encoded by the coding sequence ATGACCAAAAAAATAACACAACAGGAAATACAGGATCTGGCAGTCGAAGCGATCCATGAATACTTCGAAGCGTGTCGGGCTCGGGTTCCGGCGTTTGTACAACAGCACTACCGATATCCCGGCGCTTGGCGTACCAACCGGCGAGCCCTAGGGTTGGACCTGTTGCGAGCACCCATCAATCTTTTTTGGGCCCCGGTGTTTGGCGTGCTAAGCGTGGTACGGATAGGATTGCAGTTGTTGCGCTGGCAACGCGCGGCGGCGCTCCTTGGTCGGGTGCCGGAAGGCTTTAATACACAAGTGCAACACTATCTGGGGCTGTGCATCAGGCGAGACCTGATGCGGCTGGACTGCGACAGCGACAGTCTGGAAGCGCACATAACACGTAAACTGAGCGCCAGGTTTGGCGATGCTCATCCAGACCCGCAGGAACAGCAGGCATTTTTTCACCGTGCCGCAGCGATTGTTCACGAGGCTTTACAGGAGTATCGGGTTACCCGTACAGCATCTTCTGATATTACCAACACTATCACAAGCACCTTGGTCGGCGCGGCGGCCTTTCAAAAATTTACCCCCGGCGGCATTGGCATAGGATTTTTAATCGCTGCGCTGGTCGCCCGCTATCAAGCTGAACATGACTTTTTTTTGGGCAAAACGCTCGGTCGGTTTTACTATCAACTATTTCCACCGACACCAAGCTGGCAATTAACCGCCGCTGCACTTACCCTGGTGTTGGTGCTGCTCGCCTGCTTCGCCTCGTTTTCTGGTTTGGTTACCGATCCAATTCAGGCGCGACTGGGTTTACACCGGGTACGGCTGCAAAAAATGCTCTCCCATTTGGAGCGCGATATCAGTGCTCAAACCGCCAGTAGCTTTCGCCCCAAAGACCAATATGTTGCACGTATATTGGATTTGTTCGACGCGGTCAAATCGCATTTAAGTTAG
- a CDS encoding putative bifunctional diguanylate cyclase/phosphodiesterase, which yields MSIISTQHQLGMAIGMDLKLRPMLLHFSKSCLNCLDITAIHYYFYQDEHLKHYLSLPVVDQNEIPSDEIPMLAEKFTSAACGYHAVNAEGENNVRYYFALGATGFASLHSRQTCLDSATLNMLLPIFQRLAISCQASIEHEQLLQAIDARQKAEELITHQLYHDDLTSLPNRRRLMQELEIQLERMREENRQGALLFIDLNRFKAVNDTLGHAVGDLLLQAVANLLRTTLAAGDFVSRLSGDEFVVLLDASHIDSKHSDCDIIPLTDRVVDKVKAAFSHPIQAGEHLLHITPSIGIEIFPHENVDTAKIMRNADAAMYIAKSRGPNSAVYYHPSMCKEVELRLEIEKELKTAIRSADEFTLFYQPQYAATGECIGAEALLRWNTAQRNLSCPSMFIPVAEDTGLMLELGRWVLFRACSQLRELQESCVPNTFKRISVNVSAAQFNQGNFLNDLINAIDQTGINPNMLCIELTESSLIKNVSDTVRKMGELRKLGIQISVDDFGTGYSSLAYLSQFPISALKIDQTFVRNLHENKGNNAIVETIMSLGDSLNLSIIAEGVECREELDALQSLGCEYYQGFLFKPPLPYDQLLPLALQGQPTISYSTDPSAT from the coding sequence TTGAGCATAATTTCAACTCAGCACCAACTGGGTATGGCTATAGGAATGGACCTTAAGCTTCGCCCAATGCTCCTTCACTTCAGTAAAAGTTGTCTTAATTGCTTAGATATTACGGCTATTCACTACTATTTCTATCAGGATGAACACCTAAAACACTATCTCAGTTTGCCGGTAGTCGACCAGAACGAAATACCAAGCGACGAAATACCCATGCTGGCAGAAAAATTTACCTCAGCAGCTTGCGGGTATCATGCCGTAAATGCAGAAGGTGAAAACAATGTTCGCTACTACTTCGCGCTGGGAGCAACGGGCTTTGCGTCCCTTCACAGTAGACAGACTTGTCTGGATAGCGCCACCTTGAATATGTTGCTGCCAATTTTCCAACGCCTGGCCATCAGCTGTCAGGCGTCTATTGAGCACGAACAACTACTGCAGGCGATTGATGCGCGTCAAAAAGCCGAGGAACTTATCACCCACCAGTTATACCACGACGACCTGACCAGCCTACCCAACCGTCGTCGCCTGATGCAGGAATTGGAAATTCAGCTTGAGCGGATGCGTGAAGAAAACCGTCAAGGTGCGCTGCTGTTTATCGATCTAAATCGCTTTAAAGCCGTTAACGATACCCTTGGCCATGCAGTGGGAGACCTTTTACTGCAAGCAGTAGCCAATCTGTTGCGCACCACACTGGCAGCAGGGGATTTTGTCTCTCGCCTCAGCGGCGATGAATTTGTCGTTCTGCTGGACGCAAGCCACATTGATTCCAAGCACAGTGACTGTGACATCATCCCTTTGACGGATCGGGTAGTGGACAAAGTGAAAGCCGCATTTTCACACCCTATACAAGCCGGGGAACACCTCCTGCACATCACGCCCAGCATCGGGATCGAGATCTTTCCCCACGAAAATGTCGATACGGCAAAAATTATGCGCAATGCCGACGCTGCCATGTACATTGCCAAGTCTCGCGGCCCAAATTCCGCCGTCTACTACCACCCCAGTATGTGCAAGGAAGTGGAGTTGCGGCTCGAAATAGAGAAAGAGCTGAAAACGGCCATTCGTTCAGCAGACGAATTCACTTTGTTCTACCAACCCCAATACGCGGCCACCGGAGAGTGTATCGGCGCCGAAGCACTTCTCAGGTGGAATACCGCACAACGAAATCTGAGCTGCCCCAGCATGTTTATTCCCGTCGCAGAAGACACCGGGCTAATGCTGGAGCTGGGGCGCTGGGTACTGTTTCGCGCATGCTCTCAACTGCGGGAATTGCAGGAAAGCTGTGTCCCCAACACGTTTAAACGGATATCCGTTAATGTCAGCGCGGCGCAATTTAATCAGGGCAATTTCCTCAACGATCTCATAAACGCAATCGACCAGACAGGCATAAATCCGAACATGCTCTGTATCGAGCTCACCGAAAGTTCACTTATCAAGAATGTGTCAGATACCGTCAGAAAAATGGGCGAACTGCGTAAACTAGGGATTCAGATCTCTGTTGATGATTTTGGCACAGGCTATTCCTCCCTGGCCTATCTCTCTCAATTTCCGATTTCCGCTTTAAAAATAGACCAGACTTTCGTGAGGAACCTGCACGAGAATAAAGGCAACAACGCTATTGTCGAAACTATTATGTCCCTTGGTGATAGCTTGAACTTATCGATCATTGCCGAAGGCGTTGAATGTCGCGAAGAATTGGACGCACTGCAATCACTGGGTTGCGAATACTACCAGGGGTTTTTGTTCAAACCACCACTTCCCTACGACCAACTTCTACCGCTGGCGCTTCAGGGTCAACCAACCATTAGTTATTCTACAGACCCCAGCGCCACCTAA
- a CDS encoding transglutaminase-like domain-containing protein — translation MIKKILTAVLLSVLASTGFSAVTESLSHMSLESDPQNSGSQEVEQWQRVTLDGEKIGHRHIQRTIVADTINTRETLVIVTRQPGEKPRRTESVVDYFETLDGKPLEILKTVKTKNSRHQMTARVGKRKLQVVPDNKLTSAPMEYLIPQPFYLREGARLALLKKRGDERKLEYFTWSFSKFRFEKVRLVAKRIAQAGSPELTWEIKRTYLGYTDGRSTRLQGKGGRAKVTTLHADDDFYSQTEQTLSGGQPFALQTCDKACALEDFKPLIHVYRQLIKSPYRITDTALAGQVRYTLEGDFTFAPPETGEQKVTKTEHGYTIDVCNTCGTEPPPTPSALKAALASTYWLTSDFGEFAQVIDKVIPERNWDNRRVMERLASYVHSHMQVEVNFSGYATAQEAFLSRSGDCTENALLLAALGRAAGIPTRVAVGLAYNNDQFFGRRYVFVPHAWVQAWTGERWESFDAGLDGFTSGYIALTLSNGEQAEFYRVAEQLHLLDITSALQVKKRQE, via the coding sequence ATGATTAAAAAAATACTAACGGCCGTTTTACTGTCAGTTCTGGCCTCGACCGGGTTTTCGGCAGTTACCGAATCGCTTTCTCACATGTCGTTGGAGAGCGATCCACAAAACAGCGGCAGTCAAGAAGTTGAGCAGTGGCAGCGGGTGACGCTGGACGGTGAAAAAATAGGCCACCGCCATATTCAGCGCACAATCGTTGCCGATACCATCAACACCCGGGAGACCCTGGTCATTGTGACTCGCCAACCGGGTGAAAAGCCGCGCCGTACGGAATCAGTGGTGGATTATTTCGAAACACTCGACGGTAAACCCCTGGAAATTCTCAAAACGGTTAAAACTAAAAACAGTCGCCACCAAATGACAGCTCGCGTTGGTAAACGCAAGTTGCAGGTAGTGCCAGATAACAAGCTAACCTCTGCTCCCATGGAGTATCTGATCCCCCAGCCATTCTATTTGCGCGAGGGCGCGCGCCTGGCACTGTTGAAAAAGCGGGGTGACGAACGCAAGCTGGAATACTTTACCTGGAGCTTCTCCAAGTTTCGCTTCGAAAAAGTCCGACTGGTCGCCAAGCGCATCGCGCAAGCCGGGAGTCCTGAGCTTACGTGGGAGATAAAGCGGACCTATCTGGGTTATACCGATGGCCGCTCAACACGCCTGCAAGGAAAAGGGGGGCGGGCCAAGGTTACCACCTTGCATGCGGATGACGACTTTTATAGTCAAACTGAGCAAACGCTTTCCGGTGGCCAGCCATTCGCACTGCAAACCTGCGACAAAGCCTGTGCACTGGAGGACTTTAAGCCGCTTATCCACGTTTATCGTCAGTTGATTAAGTCACCTTACCGAATCACCGATACTGCACTTGCAGGGCAGGTTCGCTATACCCTGGAGGGGGATTTCACCTTTGCCCCCCCGGAAACCGGCGAACAAAAGGTCACAAAGACCGAGCATGGTTACACAATCGATGTGTGTAACACCTGTGGTACTGAACCCCCGCCGACCCCCTCTGCACTAAAAGCGGCTCTGGCCTCGACCTACTGGCTCACGTCTGATTTCGGCGAATTTGCGCAGGTCATCGATAAGGTAATCCCGGAACGAAACTGGGATAACCGGCGTGTCATGGAGCGTCTGGCCAGTTACGTTCACAGCCATATGCAGGTGGAGGTTAACTTCTCAGGCTATGCCACTGCGCAGGAAGCCTTTCTTAGTCGTTCAGGTGACTGCACAGAAAATGCGCTTTTATTGGCGGCTCTCGGCAGGGCTGCCGGCATTCCCACCCGGGTCGCGGTAGGTCTGGCTTACAACAACGATCAGTTCTTTGGGCGCCGTTATGTGTTTGTGCCACACGCATGGGTACAGGCGTGGACTGGAGAGCGTTGGGAAAGTTTTGATGCGGGGCTGGATGGATTTACCAGTGGGTATATCGCGCTCACGTTGAGCAATGGAGAGCAGGCAGAGTTTTATCGGGTCGCAGAGCAGTTGCATCTGCTGGATATTACCTCTGCCTTACAGGTGAAGAAGCGTCAAGAGTGA
- the gltB gene encoding glutamate synthase large subunit, which translates to MNHQNYSAQGLYHPDFEHDACGIGFVANLKGKKSHDIITNALTMLTCMEHRGGTGYDIHSGDGAGILVQIPHDFFSGKAAELGIELPDPGDYGVGMLFFPNNEEQVKQSKRVLEETLESLGLPVLGYRDVPTENHSLGDSARASEPKIAQIFVAKPAQLSEDEFLRKLYVARKATVYSAYDRVDCEKDGFYIASLSSRTVVYKGQLTTAQVAKYYLDLRDPAFTSALAMFHSRFSTNTFPAWRRAQPFRYLSHNGEINTVRGNINWMMARQALFESINFSAEELELLHPVCNRDSSDSANLDLVIELLTLAGRPLAQVMMMVIPEAWQTQTDMAPEKCAFYEYYSNIMEPWDGPASVSFTDGRVIGATLDRNGLRPSRFLVTDDDMVVMGSETGALCIDPARVIQKGRLQPGKIFIADLTAGRIISDEEIKTDICSQQPYGQWLAENKVALDDLPAADVVADEKNVAPLTRRQKAFGYTHEDINLILKAMVDSGKEPLGAMGADNPLAVLSDKPQHLANYFKQLFAQVTNPPIDPIREEMVMSLRTCVGASQNLLQATPAHCRKVEILQPVLSNEQMAKLKAVSLPGLTAVTLPITFLVDGGEQTLQSALEVLCGRARDAVQHGATILILSDRTVDRDNAGIPSLLATAAVHHDLIRAGLRAKAELLVEAADVRETHHFATLIGYGAAAVNPYLAIETLRHMAEEKIFNKSLDAAKALAKYTKAVNSGLLKIFSKMGISTLQSYQGAQIFEALGVNSDLIKRYFTGTISRIGGIGLAEIAREAQLRHREGFPAANTIYVDDLLASGGDYAWRHDGERHLFNPTTIRLLQHSTAANDYTQFQEYARAVDDQAQAAYTLRGLLNIAPDRPSISLEDVEPAENIYKRFATGAMSFGSISWEAHTTLAIAMNRLGGRSNSGEGGEDPVRFTPEDNGDSMLSRIKQVASGRFGVTSYYLSNCDEIQIKMAQGAKPGEGGQLPGHKVDAWIGRTRGSTPGVGLISPPPHHDIYSIEDLAQLIFDLKNANRSARINVKLVSEAGVGTIAAGVCKGYADVVLIAGYDGGTGASPLSSIKHAGLPWELGLAETHQTLVKNRLRSRIVVQADGQMKTPRDLAIATLLGAEEWGVATAALVVEGCTLMRKCHLNTCPVGIATQNKTLRERYNGRAEHVVNFFKMLTQGLREIMAELGFRTIDEMVGQAQCLQVRNDLAHWKIKHLDLSPILYKPALQAGETLYCSQPQKHLIDDILDRELMRDAELALKHKQPIQLQKNIINTQRSVGTMISNEISKQYGAEGLPAGTIDVKFSGSAGQSFAAFAAPGLRFELEGDANDYLGKGLSGAELVVYPPKVSPFNPRENILVGNVALFGATRGRAFIRGVAGERFCVRNSGAIAVVEGVGDHGCEYMTGGTVVILGETGRNFAAGMSGGVAWIFDNNGNFASRCNREMVELEAAPSTADLAELKALIADHHVATESDVAAEILADWDRAQRCFIQVMPVDYKRMQGYMAQARASGNYRNEQQIAEAAFEMHLQKMAGGAK; encoded by the coding sequence ATGAATCATCAAAATTATAGTGCTCAAGGTTTATATCATCCCGATTTCGAACACGATGCCTGTGGTATCGGTTTTGTTGCAAACCTCAAGGGTAAAAAATCGCACGACATTATAACCAACGCACTCACCATGCTGACCTGCATGGAGCATCGAGGTGGCACGGGGTACGATATTCACAGTGGTGATGGCGCAGGTATTCTTGTTCAGATCCCTCACGATTTCTTCAGCGGTAAAGCGGCCGAACTTGGTATTGAGCTACCAGATCCAGGCGATTACGGTGTTGGAATGCTGTTTTTTCCCAACAATGAAGAACAGGTTAAGCAAAGTAAACGCGTGTTGGAAGAGACCCTGGAATCTTTGGGGTTGCCGGTGTTGGGTTATCGGGATGTGCCAACCGAGAATCACTCTCTCGGCGACTCGGCGCGGGCGAGCGAGCCCAAAATCGCGCAAATCTTTGTGGCGAAGCCTGCGCAGCTTTCTGAAGATGAATTTTTACGCAAGCTCTATGTTGCCCGTAAAGCCACTGTTTATAGCGCATACGATCGTGTCGACTGCGAAAAAGACGGCTTTTATATTGCCAGCCTTTCGAGTCGCACGGTGGTTTATAAAGGCCAGCTGACCACGGCTCAGGTGGCGAAGTATTATTTAGATCTGCGCGATCCAGCGTTTACTTCGGCATTGGCAATGTTCCACAGCCGTTTTTCAACTAATACCTTTCCCGCGTGGCGACGCGCGCAGCCGTTTCGTTATCTGAGCCACAATGGCGAGATCAATACGGTGCGCGGCAATATTAACTGGATGATGGCGCGCCAGGCGCTGTTTGAATCTATTAATTTCAGTGCGGAAGAACTCGAGCTCTTGCACCCGGTGTGCAACCGTGACAGCTCCGATTCCGCCAACCTGGACCTCGTCATTGAATTGCTGACGCTTGCCGGCCGGCCGCTGGCCCAGGTGATGATGATGGTCATCCCGGAAGCCTGGCAAACGCAAACGGATATGGCGCCGGAAAAGTGCGCTTTTTATGAATACTACTCCAACATTATGGAGCCGTGGGACGGCCCTGCCTCGGTGAGTTTTACAGATGGCCGCGTCATTGGCGCCACGCTCGATCGCAACGGTTTGCGCCCCTCGCGCTTTCTGGTAACTGACGACGATATGGTGGTAATGGGCTCAGAAACCGGCGCGCTGTGTATAGACCCTGCACGGGTTATTCAAAAGGGGCGTTTGCAGCCGGGCAAAATATTTATTGCTGACCTCACCGCTGGCCGGATTATTTCTGATGAAGAAATTAAAACCGATATATGCTCTCAGCAGCCCTACGGCCAATGGCTGGCAGAAAACAAAGTGGCGTTGGACGATTTACCAGCGGCTGACGTAGTAGCGGATGAAAAAAATGTAGCGCCCTTAACGCGTCGCCAAAAAGCGTTTGGTTATACCCACGAAGATATCAACCTCATTTTAAAAGCCATGGTCGATAGTGGTAAAGAGCCACTTGGCGCTATGGGTGCGGACAATCCCCTCGCAGTTTTGAGCGATAAACCGCAACACCTTGCAAACTACTTCAAGCAATTATTTGCCCAGGTAACCAATCCGCCTATCGATCCCATTCGCGAGGAAATGGTGATGTCGTTGCGCACCTGTGTAGGTGCGTCGCAAAATTTGCTGCAAGCCACTCCTGCTCATTGCCGCAAGGTGGAAATACTGCAGCCCGTTTTGAGCAACGAGCAAATGGCAAAGCTGAAGGCCGTGTCCTTGCCGGGTTTAACTGCTGTTACTTTGCCTATTACGTTTTTGGTCGATGGCGGTGAGCAAACACTACAAAGCGCGCTCGAAGTGTTGTGTGGCCGCGCCCGCGATGCGGTTCAACACGGGGCCACCATTCTGATTTTGAGTGATCGCACTGTGGATAGAGATAATGCGGGCATTCCCTCGTTGCTGGCCACTGCAGCTGTTCACCACGATTTAATTCGGGCCGGATTACGGGCGAAAGCGGAATTGCTGGTAGAGGCAGCGGACGTTCGTGAAACCCACCATTTCGCAACTTTAATTGGCTATGGCGCTGCTGCGGTCAATCCGTATCTGGCCATTGAAACGTTGCGGCATATGGCGGAGGAGAAAATATTCAACAAATCGCTGGACGCCGCCAAAGCGCTCGCCAAATACACCAAAGCGGTAAACTCGGGCTTGTTAAAGATTTTTTCCAAGATGGGAATTTCGACGTTGCAGAGTTACCAGGGAGCGCAGATTTTTGAAGCGCTCGGTGTTAACAGTGATCTGATTAAGCGTTATTTTACCGGTACTATCAGTCGTATCGGCGGCATTGGTTTAGCTGAAATTGCACGCGAAGCCCAGCTGCGGCATCGGGAAGGTTTTCCTGCAGCGAATACGATTTATGTTGATGATCTACTGGCAAGCGGCGGTGACTACGCCTGGCGCCACGACGGCGAACGCCATTTATTTAATCCAACCACTATCCGCTTGTTACAACATTCCACCGCTGCAAATGACTACACGCAGTTTCAGGAGTACGCGCGCGCTGTGGATGATCAGGCGCAGGCAGCATACACCCTGCGCGGCCTGTTAAATATTGCCCCGGACCGTCCGTCGATTTCGCTGGAGGACGTCGAGCCCGCCGAAAATATCTACAAGCGGTTCGCGACTGGCGCCATGAGTTTCGGCTCTATCAGCTGGGAAGCGCATACCACGCTTGCTATCGCAATGAACCGACTTGGCGGACGTAGCAATAGCGGTGAGGGTGGCGAAGATCCGGTGCGGTTTACGCCGGAAGATAATGGCGATTCCATGCTGAGCCGAATAAAACAGGTCGCCTCCGGTCGCTTTGGCGTTACCAGTTATTATTTGTCTAATTGCGATGAAATTCAGATAAAAATGGCCCAGGGAGCTAAACCCGGCGAAGGCGGGCAATTGCCGGGCCATAAAGTCGATGCATGGATCGGTCGCACGCGTGGCTCCACGCCGGGCGTGGGCTTGATTTCTCCGCCGCCACACCACGATATTTATTCCATCGAAGATTTAGCCCAGCTGATTTTCGATTTGAAAAATGCCAATCGCAGCGCGCGTATTAATGTCAAATTGGTATCGGAAGCTGGAGTGGGAACCATCGCCGCCGGGGTGTGTAAAGGCTATGCCGATGTTGTGCTTATCGCCGGGTACGATGGCGGTACCGGCGCATCGCCGTTGAGTTCCATAAAGCACGCGGGGCTACCCTGGGAGCTTGGGCTGGCGGAGACTCACCAGACCCTGGTTAAAAACCGATTGCGCAGCCGCATCGTAGTGCAGGCCGACGGCCAGATGAAAACGCCGCGCGACTTAGCCATCGCCACGTTGTTGGGCGCCGAGGAATGGGGTGTGGCCACCGCCGCGCTGGTGGTTGAGGGTTGTACACTGATGCGCAAATGCCATCTCAATACCTGCCCTGTGGGTATCGCCACACAAAATAAAACCCTGCGCGAACGTTACAACGGTCGCGCCGAGCATGTAGTGAATTTTTTCAAAATGCTCACCCAGGGGTTGCGGGAAATAATGGCGGAACTGGGTTTTCGTACCATTGATGAGATGGTAGGCCAGGCGCAGTGTCTGCAAGTGCGCAACGATCTCGCGCACTGGAAAATAAAACATCTGGATTTATCACCCATTCTCTATAAACCAGCATTGCAGGCGGGGGAAACGCTGTACTGCAGTCAACCACAAAAACATCTGATCGACGATATTCTCGACCGCGAGCTGATGCGTGACGCCGAGCTGGCGTTAAAACATAAACAGCCGATCCAGTTGCAAAAGAATATTATCAATACCCAGCGCAGTGTCGGCACGATGATTTCCAATGAAATCAGCAAGCAGTACGGCGCCGAGGGGTTACCTGCAGGCACTATAGATGTGAAATTTAGTGGGTCCGCCGGACAGAGTTTCGCCGCGTTCGCCGCACCGGGTTTGCGGTTTGAACTGGAAGGCGACGCGAATGATTATCTTGGTAAGGGGTTGTCTGGGGCGGAGCTTGTGGTTTATCCGCCGAAGGTGTCGCCGTTTAATCCCAGAGAGAATATTTTGGTGGGCAACGTTGCCTTGTTCGGCGCTACCCGCGGTCGCGCATTTATTCGCGGCGTTGCTGGCGAACGCTTTTGTGTCCGAAATTCGGGGGCGATTGCTGTAGTTGAAGGTGTCGGTGATCACGGCTGTGAATATATGACCGGTGGCACGGTGGTTATTCTCGGTGAAACCGGCCGCAACTTTGCCGCAGGCATGAGTGGCGGCGTGGCCTGGATATTTGATAATAACGGCAATTTCGCCAGCCGATGCAATCGGGAAATGGTTGAGCTGGAAGCTGCGCCAAGCACCGCTGACCTCGCCGAACTTAAAGCGCTGATTGCGGATCATCATGTAGCAACCGAGTCGGATGTCGCGGCGGAAATTCTGGCTGACTGGGACCGCGCGCAACGGTGTTTTATCCAGGTCATGCCAGTGGATTACAAGCGTATGCAGGGTTATATGGCTCAGGCGCGCGCAAGCGGCAACTACCGAAATGAGCAGCAAATAGCCGAGGCTGCGTTTGAAATGCATTTACAAAAAATGGCAGGGGGAGCGAAATAA
- a CDS encoding glutamate synthase subunit beta translates to MGNPTGFLNVDRILPNDRDPQQRLQDWCEVHEHMAEADIREQAARCMDCGVPFCQSGNSAVAPKVAGCPVNNLIPEWNDLVYQGRWQEAVARLHRTNNFPEFTGRVCPAPCEGACVLGINAPPVTIKHHEFAIIEKAFSEGWVTANPPPQRTGKKVAVVGSGPAGLAAAAELNKYGHSVVVFERADRIGGLLMYGIPNMKLEKPVVERRVQLLKEEGVEFRTGVEVGRDITTAELTSTFDSIVLATGATQPRDLAVEGRALDNVHFAMTYLTASTRALLDGDSASSSELNAAGKNVVIIGGGDTGTDCVATALRQGCKHVVQLEIMPQPQLKRAADNPWPEWPKTLLVDYGQREAIAVQGDDPRHYQTMTKRLVGDENGKVTEVHTVDVVWQNDAAGRPVPHEQVGSEKVFAADLVLLAMGFTGPEAAVLEQCGVTRDNRTNVAAEYGDFATNVAGVYACGDARRGQSLIVWAIDEGRRCAKVVDAFLKG, encoded by the coding sequence ATGGGAAACCCAACCGGATTTTTAAACGTCGATCGCATCCTGCCGAATGACCGCGATCCGCAGCAGCGGTTGCAGGACTGGTGTGAAGTTCACGAACACATGGCGGAGGCGGATATCCGCGAACAGGCCGCGCGCTGTATGGATTGTGGTGTTCCTTTTTGTCAGAGCGGCAACAGTGCGGTTGCGCCCAAGGTGGCGGGTTGCCCGGTAAATAATTTAATTCCCGAATGGAATGACCTGGTGTACCAGGGGCGCTGGCAAGAAGCGGTGGCGCGTTTGCATCGCACCAATAATTTTCCTGAGTTTACCGGGCGCGTGTGTCCCGCACCTTGCGAAGGCGCGTGTGTGCTGGGCATTAATGCGCCGCCGGTCACGATTAAGCACCACGAATTTGCCATTATCGAAAAAGCCTTTAGCGAAGGTTGGGTGACGGCCAATCCGCCGCCACAGCGCACCGGTAAAAAAGTCGCGGTCGTCGGCTCCGGTCCTGCGGGTCTGGCGGCGGCAGCGGAGCTTAATAAATACGGTCACAGCGTGGTGGTGTTTGAACGTGCGGACCGTATTGGTGGTTTGCTCATGTACGGTATTCCCAATATGAAATTGGAAAAACCTGTTGTCGAACGCCGCGTTCAATTGTTAAAAGAAGAGGGCGTCGAGTTTCGCACGGGTGTCGAGGTCGGTCGAGATATCACGACCGCTGAACTGACTTCGACCTTCGATAGCATTGTGCTGGCTACCGGTGCTACCCAGCCGCGGGATTTGGCCGTCGAAGGACGTGCGCTGGACAACGTCCATTTTGCAATGACCTATTTAACGGCGAGCACGCGCGCACTGCTCGATGGAGATTCTGCGAGCAGCAGCGAATTGAATGCGGCAGGTAAAAACGTGGTGATTATTGGTGGCGGTGATACTGGCACCGACTGCGTCGCCACGGCATTGCGTCAAGGCTGCAAACACGTTGTGCAGCTGGAAATTATGCCGCAACCGCAGCTAAAACGGGCGGCGGACAACCCTTGGCCTGAGTGGCCGAAAACGCTGTTGGTGGATTACGGCCAGCGTGAAGCGATTGCGGTACAGGGCGATGATCCCCGCCATTATCAAACTATGACCAAGCGTTTGGTTGGCGATGAAAACGGCAAGGTAACAGAAGTCCACACCGTGGATGTCGTGTGGCAGAACGATGCTGCCGGGCGGCCGGTTCCTCACGAGCAGGTCGGCTCAGAAAAAGTCTTCGCGGCAGATCTCGTGTTGTTGGCGATGGGCTTCACCGGGCCGGAGGCGGCTGTGTTGGAGCAATGTGGTGTCACTCGAGATAACCGCACCAATGTAGCCGCAGAGTATGGAGACTTCGCCACCAATGTTGCGGGTGTTTACGCTTGCGGCGACGCAAGGCGTGGTCAGAGTCTGATTGTGTGGGCCATTGATGAAGGTCGCCGTTGCGCGAAAGTTGTTGATGCTTTTTTAAAGGGCTAA